A window from uncultured Desulfobacter sp. encodes these proteins:
- a CDS encoding methyl-accepting chemotaxis protein — translation MKKILDLPIFIKFMVAGIGTTILLVGVLLFFYVRSEKVSTVASYVEKARSICLVTESVRQEVEKKWAMGLFPLETIKSYADSGQIDKLLATVPVVSAWNSAMRKAKEGGYSFRVPKFNPRNPNNEPDFGQSYKIEGPALEKMKKEQLDEYFVVDTQINAVRYFLPIHLSESCLVCHGDPAQSKTVWGRDDGKDATGNRLENLKAGEFHGAFEVIQPLDEADAQLRSQVMKAIVLIVVGTLLAALIFFLVARSITRRLKQGVAFANLMAEGDLSHEMNIDCEDETGELAGAMNSMIRNLRGMIENISQGMETLSGSSDELNEVSNTMSVDSSEATELAVSVSEAAEEMSESMASVRASIEETSGNVNSVSAAAEEMTATIHEIVNNTEQSRQITETAVAQAGMVSEKVSHLGVAALEIGKVTETITDISEQTNLLALNATIEAARAGDAGKGFAVVANEIKVLANQTADATTEIRNKIERMQGSTQETTEGIEQIIRVINEVNQSVNAIVEAVEQQSQATAEIARNVSQASLGIADVTNNVAECSVIADEVSKNISNVSLASSEISNRSINVKLTAKELSELASKLHELMGTFKLS, via the coding sequence ATGAAAAAAATATTGGATCTGCCTATTTTTATCAAATTTATGGTTGCTGGTATCGGTACAACAATTCTTCTGGTCGGTGTGCTGCTCTTTTTTTATGTCCGTTCTGAAAAAGTGTCGACCGTTGCATCGTATGTGGAAAAAGCCAGATCCATTTGCCTGGTCACTGAATCCGTGCGCCAGGAAGTGGAGAAAAAATGGGCTATGGGCCTTTTTCCTCTGGAAACGATTAAATCCTACGCCGATTCAGGCCAGATAGATAAACTTCTGGCAACCGTACCCGTGGTGTCTGCCTGGAACTCGGCCATGCGCAAGGCTAAAGAGGGCGGTTATTCCTTCCGGGTCCCGAAGTTCAATCCCAGAAATCCCAATAATGAACCCGATTTTGGCCAATCCTATAAGATTGAAGGGCCGGCTCTCGAAAAGATGAAAAAGGAGCAGCTGGATGAATATTTTGTGGTGGATACACAGATCAATGCCGTGCGGTATTTTCTGCCTATTCATCTGTCTGAGTCCTGTCTGGTCTGCCACGGTGATCCAGCGCAATCCAAAACGGTTTGGGGACGGGACGATGGAAAAGATGCCACTGGTAATCGATTGGAAAATTTGAAAGCCGGGGAATTTCATGGTGCCTTTGAAGTCATCCAGCCCCTGGATGAGGCAGACGCACAACTTAGATCCCAAGTTATGAAAGCCATTGTACTCATTGTTGTCGGTACGCTTCTGGCGGCGCTGATATTTTTCCTGGTGGCCCGATCAATCACCCGCCGTTTAAAGCAGGGCGTGGCGTTTGCCAATCTCATGGCAGAAGGGGATCTGAGTCATGAAATGAATATTGACTGCGAGGATGAGACTGGAGAACTGGCCGGAGCCATGAACAGCATGATCAGGAACCTGCGGGGGATGATAGAGAATATCAGCCAGGGGATGGAAACGCTGTCCGGTTCCTCTGACGAGTTGAACGAGGTTTCCAACACCATGTCCGTCGATTCATCGGAAGCCACGGAACTGGCCGTATCCGTGTCCGAAGCGGCTGAAGAGATGAGTGAAAGCATGGCCAGTGTCAGGGCATCAATCGAGGAAACCTCCGGCAATGTTAATTCTGTGTCAGCTGCCGCCGAAGAGATGACGGCAACCATCCATGAAATCGTAAACAATACGGAACAATCCAGGCAGATTACTGAGACTGCTGTGGCCCAGGCGGGGATGGTGTCGGAAAAAGTGTCTCACCTGGGCGTGGCTGCCCTTGAAATCGGAAAAGTTACAGAAACGATCACTGATATTTCCGAGCAGACCAATCTTTTAGCCTTAAATGCCACCATTGAAGCGGCCCGGGCCGGGGACGCGGGCAAGGGCTTTGCCGTGGTGGCCAATGAAATTAAAGTGCTGGCCAATCAGACGGCGGATGCGACCACCGAGATCCGTAATAAAATTGAGCGGATGCAGGGCTCCACCCAGGAGACCACAGAGGGTATTGAACAGATTATCCGGGTCATTAATGAGGTGAACCAGAGCGTAAATGCCATTGTGGAAGCCGTGGAACAGCAGTCCCAGGCCACGGCGGAAATTGCCCGGAATGTCTCCCAGGCCTCCCTTGGTATTGCCGATGTAACGAACAATGTGGCAGAGTGTTCCGTGATTGCCGATGAAGTGTCAAAAAATATATCGAACGTCAGCCTTGCGTCCAGTGAAATTTCAAACCGCAGCATTAATGTTAAGTTAACGGCCAAGGAGTTATCAGAACTGGCATCTAAGCTTCATGAATTAATGGGTACGTTTAAATTGTCCTAA
- a CDS encoding response regulator translates to MNFLDEILQESDDQINADFLGMLNKHFPAYRFIILLNAGGAMGTLSDGPLDGTLEKQLRQTADSGRTLGGPNGPLLSVSLEEMNSVLVWELFPQADPATAFTMLRDLVNLSKALHKKERLLSEEKALLVAHKEQRDRKIKVLWKKYQDILARNQTQSAEYSKLLQSEIQNRTSELEKSNKALARAKERAEAANIAKDQFLANMSHEIRTPMNGVIGMVEILLGTLLTQEQRHFAMLMKNSSNALLSVINDILDYSKIEAGKLDIEQIDFNLRQVMEDLSDIVAISAFEQGLFFVTIFDADVPVMLKGDPGRLSQILMNFCGNAVKFTRQGGIVLQISLASKSLSSAQLKFSVTDTGIGIPKNRISGLFQSFSQMDSSMTRQYGGTGLGLAISKQLTEMMGGQIGVTSQENKGSTFWSKIEFKRQNRQKPLPDVTLEPDTQVLVADANPKARQVLIEYIKPLGCKYQEACDIIDACSKILSARQSGKPFSRVFFDRDLPGMPSTDLVDAAAETCDISDTMFLRLSFLGRQPPVPNDANRSRVINLNKPVKYSDFMACMSSSPDSLTDIERPVMQLLSETLLVNHSCRLLLAEDDAMNRIVAENILKRMNLTDIQVAENGQEAVDLFKAGQFDLILMDGQMPVMSGLDATVNIRAYEKAHNLKPTPIIALTAHAMKDDRAHFLSKGMDDYITKPLTVSALADVIKRMLPQGYCKYGAAQTTAPPPIQEDEAAVNMTELKEIMNADKSLLHICTETFKKNYGPVLTQMMDSIAADDGPQLQKSAHQLKGMFKYLAAKPAAQTAYKLEQMGEASNIKDASPLIDQLQQACKNIVDCLENISEQDGFR, encoded by the coding sequence ATGAACTTTCTTGACGAAATCCTCCAAGAATCAGACGACCAGATTAACGCAGATTTTCTTGGGATGCTGAACAAACATTTTCCCGCGTACCGGTTTATTATTTTACTGAACGCCGGCGGCGCTATGGGGACGTTATCCGACGGCCCCCTGGACGGAACGCTTGAAAAACAGCTTCGGCAAACCGCTGATTCCGGACGGACGTTAGGCGGACCCAACGGGCCTTTGCTGTCCGTGTCTCTGGAAGAGATGAATTCCGTTCTTGTCTGGGAACTTTTTCCCCAGGCCGATCCGGCCACGGCCTTTACCATGCTCCGGGACCTGGTCAATTTGTCCAAGGCACTCCACAAAAAAGAGCGCCTCCTTTCAGAAGAAAAAGCACTGCTTGTCGCACATAAAGAGCAGCGTGATCGAAAAATCAAAGTGTTATGGAAAAAGTACCAGGATATTCTGGCACGCAACCAGACCCAGAGCGCCGAGTACTCCAAACTGCTTCAGTCTGAGATCCAGAACCGGACATCGGAACTGGAAAAGTCCAACAAAGCCCTGGCCCGGGCCAAGGAACGGGCAGAGGCCGCAAATATTGCAAAAGATCAATTTTTGGCCAATATGAGCCATGAAATTCGAACGCCCATGAACGGGGTGATCGGCATGGTTGAAATTCTTCTCGGCACGTTGCTGACCCAGGAGCAGCGCCACTTTGCCATGCTCATGAAAAATTCTTCCAACGCGCTTCTCAGCGTGATTAACGATATCCTGGATTATTCAAAAATTGAAGCCGGTAAACTGGATATTGAGCAGATTGATTTCAATCTAAGACAGGTGATGGAAGATCTGTCGGATATCGTCGCCATCTCCGCATTTGAACAAGGTCTCTTTTTTGTCACAATTTTTGACGCGGATGTGCCGGTGATGTTAAAGGGTGATCCGGGGCGCTTAAGCCAGATTCTCATGAATTTCTGCGGCAATGCCGTTAAGTTTACCCGGCAGGGGGGTATTGTGCTTCAGATCAGTTTGGCGTCAAAGTCATTGTCCTCGGCGCAGTTGAAATTTTCAGTCACGGACACAGGGATTGGTATTCCAAAAAACAGAATCAGCGGATTATTTCAATCCTTTTCCCAGATGGATTCATCCATGACCCGCCAATACGGCGGCACCGGACTTGGGTTGGCGATTTCCAAGCAGCTGACCGAAATGATGGGCGGACAGATCGGCGTAACTTCACAGGAGAATAAGGGTTCCACCTTCTGGTCCAAAATAGAATTTAAACGGCAGAATAGACAGAAACCCCTACCCGATGTGACTCTGGAGCCGGATACCCAGGTATTAGTGGCAGATGCCAACCCGAAAGCCAGACAGGTGCTGATCGAATATATCAAACCCTTGGGATGCAAGTACCAGGAAGCCTGCGATATCATTGATGCCTGCAGCAAAATTCTTTCGGCCCGGCAATCGGGCAAACCGTTCAGCAGGGTCTTTTTTGACCGGGATCTTCCCGGCATGCCGTCAACGGATCTGGTGGACGCTGCGGCCGAGACCTGCGACATTTCAGATACAATGTTTTTGCGTCTATCTTTTCTTGGACGGCAGCCCCCGGTGCCAAACGACGCGAACCGCTCCCGTGTCATAAACCTGAACAAGCCCGTAAAGTATTCCGATTTCATGGCCTGTATGTCATCATCGCCTGACAGCTTAACTGATATTGAACGACCCGTCATGCAACTGCTTTCTGAAACTCTCCTGGTGAACCATTCGTGCCGGCTGCTTTTGGCCGAAGATGATGCAATGAACCGTATTGTGGCTGAAAATATTTTAAAACGGATGAACCTGACCGATATCCAGGTCGCCGAAAATGGTCAGGAAGCTGTGGATCTGTTCAAGGCGGGCCAATTTGATCTGATTCTTATGGATGGCCAGATGCCGGTGATGAGCGGTTTGGATGCCACCGTAAACATCCGGGCCTATGAAAAGGCGCACAATCTTAAGCCCACCCCCATCATTGCCCTGACCGCCCACGCCATGAAAGACGACCGGGCGCATTTTTTGTCCAAAGGGATGGATGATTATATCACAAAACCCCTGACCGTTAGTGCCCTGGCTGACGTCATTAAACGCATGTTGCCCCAAGGGTATTGCAAATACGGAGCCGCGCAAACTACGGCACCACCCCCAATTCAGGAAGATGAGGCGGCCGTGAATATGACGGAACTTAAGGAAATTATGAATGCAGATAAATCTCTGCTGCATATATGTACCGAGACATTTAAAAAGAATTACGGCCCTGTTTTGACCCAGATGATGGACAGTATTGCCGCAGACGATGGTCCTCAGCTGCAAAAAAGCGCACACCAGCTAAAGGGTATGTTTAAATATCTGGCCGCCAAGCCCGCGGCGCAAACCGCCTATAAACTTGAACAAATGGGCGAAGCATCAAACATAAAAGATGCATCCCCCCTGATTGATCAGTTGCAACAAGCATGCAAAAATATCGTAGACTGTCTTGAAAACATCTCTGAACAGGACGGATTCAGGTGA
- a CDS encoding NAD(P)/FAD-dependent oxidoreductase, whose product MAQGNSEHKKTIIIGGGLSGIYAAALLLAKKQTSVVVLEARSRTGGRILCEEHNGFFADLGPSWYWPRINPKMTALVQYLGLKHYPQFEKGLCRFQAKNGQIETFEGTPMNPPGWRVEGSMTALVKGLCRQIPQEVIRLNHPVCEIEKKGECIEVSVGRHDQPPQCRFSADHVILALPPRLAARSILFTPDLSYDLTQAMLRASTWMAGQSKFFSLYSHAPWRNMGLSGQSFSLSGPIGEIHDGSCEYQAPYGLTGFTRIPALKRQDKTIMIQKILEQLPGLYGPDAGKPSDIFYQDWAKEKYTATEYDLRSAHNHPEFLPPGRKTSIWEERLHFAGSETADHMGGYLEGALHSAERAISKIC is encoded by the coding sequence ATGGCCCAGGGAAATTCGGAACATAAAAAAACGATTATTATTGGGGGCGGTTTAAGCGGCATTTATGCCGCCGCCCTGTTACTGGCCAAAAAGCAGACATCCGTCGTTGTCCTTGAAGCCAGATCACGAACAGGCGGGCGCATTCTCTGCGAAGAACACAACGGTTTTTTTGCCGATCTCGGCCCTTCCTGGTACTGGCCCCGGATTAATCCCAAAATGACAGCACTGGTCCAATATTTGGGGCTTAAACACTATCCGCAGTTTGAAAAGGGGCTGTGTAGATTCCAGGCAAAAAACGGCCAGATAGAAACGTTTGAGGGGACGCCCATGAATCCGCCTGGATGGAGGGTTGAAGGCAGTATGACGGCGCTTGTCAAAGGCCTTTGCCGACAGATTCCCCAAGAGGTGATCCGGTTGAATCATCCAGTCTGTGAAATTGAAAAAAAAGGGGAGTGCATTGAGGTAAGCGTTGGACGCCATGATCAACCGCCCCAGTGCCGATTTTCGGCAGATCACGTCATCCTGGCCCTGCCGCCAAGACTTGCGGCCCGAAGCATTCTGTTCACACCGGATTTGTCCTACGATTTAACCCAGGCCATGCTCAGGGCAAGTACATGGATGGCCGGCCAGTCCAAATTTTTTTCCCTATACAGCCATGCGCCCTGGCGTAACATGGGGTTATCCGGACAAAGTTTTTCTTTATCCGGCCCCATTGGAGAAATTCATGACGGCTCTTGTGAATACCAGGCCCCATACGGATTGACCGGATTTACCCGAATTCCCGCCCTAAAAAGACAGGACAAGACCATAATGATCCAAAAAATTCTTGAGCAGTTGCCGGGGCTGTATGGTCCGGATGCAGGAAAGCCATCAGATATATTTTACCAGGACTGGGCCAAGGAAAAATACACAGCAACGGAATACGATTTACGGTCCGCCCACAACCATCCGGAATTTCTTCCCCCTGGCCGGAAAACGAGCATTTGGGAAGAGAGGCTCCACTTTGCCGGTTCTGAAACGGCGGATCATATGGGCGGGTATCTTGAAGGCGCACTGCATAGTGCAGAACGTGCAATTTCAAAAATTTGTTGA
- a CDS encoding sodium:alanine symporter family protein produces the protein MQVLNSLVGTIGGFAWGPIMIVFLVGTGVILTLGTRVVQFRKLFFAFKLLFSSSHHGEGDITPFQALMTSLSATIGTGNIAGVATAIASGGPGAVFWMWVTGAFGGAVKFAEAVLAVKYRITNENGEQSGGPMYYIKHGMQEKFGGNWAWLGWLFALFGFVASFGIGSMVQSNSVASALNASLNVPDWITGLVLALAVGMVVIGGIKSIARVTSKIVPFMAVTYTVGCLIVLFVNGSMVPQALQMIFDNAFSGTAVGGGLLGSVVRYGVARGVFSNEAGLGSAPIAHAASKIKDPVTQGIIASLGSFIDTLIICTMTALVILVSGLVSINADGVMVIADKLSGAALTSRAFASCLPGFGQFIVTFGLIFFAFSTILGWFYYGSKCLEYIAGVKAVEVYKWVWAILAFLGATVSMDFVWNLSDAFNGLMAIPNLIALLGLSPVIIGLLREYETRSKR, from the coding sequence ATGCAGGTTTTAAATTCATTGGTCGGCACCATCGGCGGTTTTGCCTGGGGACCGATCATGATTGTTTTCCTGGTGGGCACAGGGGTGATTCTAACCCTTGGCACCCGGGTGGTTCAGTTTAGAAAGCTTTTTTTTGCTTTTAAACTATTGTTTTCCTCCAGCCACCATGGCGAAGGTGACATCACGCCGTTCCAGGCGTTGATGACCTCGCTGTCCGCCACCATCGGCACTGGGAATATCGCGGGTGTGGCAACAGCCATTGCCTCGGGCGGCCCGGGTGCTGTTTTCTGGATGTGGGTGACCGGGGCATTCGGCGGGGCCGTGAAGTTTGCCGAAGCCGTGCTGGCAGTCAAATACCGTATCACAAACGAAAACGGGGAGCAGTCCGGCGGTCCCATGTACTATATCAAACACGGTATGCAGGAAAAATTTGGCGGGAACTGGGCATGGCTTGGCTGGCTGTTCGCTCTGTTCGGATTTGTGGCCTCCTTTGGCATCGGCAGTATGGTTCAGTCCAACTCCGTGGCCTCTGCCCTGAACGCCAGCCTCAATGTTCCTGACTGGATCACGGGTTTGGTACTTGCCCTTGCAGTGGGAATGGTGGTGATCGGCGGCATCAAAAGCATTGCCCGAGTCACCTCAAAAATTGTTCCGTTCATGGCCGTCACCTATACCGTCGGCTGCCTGATTGTTCTGTTTGTCAACGGATCTATGGTTCCCCAGGCCCTGCAAATGATCTTTGACAATGCCTTTTCAGGCACAGCCGTAGGCGGCGGTTTATTAGGCTCCGTGGTCCGGTACGGCGTGGCCCGGGGGGTATTCTCCAATGAAGCGGGTCTGGGTTCCGCACCCATTGCCCATGCGGCGTCCAAGATTAAGGATCCCGTTACCCAGGGTATTATCGCATCCCTCGGCTCTTTTATTGATACCCTGATCATCTGCACCATGACAGCTCTTGTGATTCTTGTGTCAGGCCTGGTCAGTATTAACGCTGACGGTGTGATGGTGATCGCTGATAAACTTTCCGGTGCAGCGCTCACATCCAGAGCGTTTGCCTCCTGTCTGCCGGGCTTCGGCCAGTTCATCGTCACCTTTGGTCTGATCTTTTTTGCCTTTTCCACCATCCTTGGCTGGTTCTATTATGGATCCAAATGTCTGGAGTACATTGCCGGCGTCAAGGCCGTTGAGGTCTACAAATGGGTATGGGCGATTCTGGCCTTTTTGGGTGCCACTGTCTCCATGGATTTTGTGTGGAATCTGTCCGACGCGTTCAACGGGCTGATGGCCATCCCCAACCTGATTGCCCTGCTGGGTCTGAGCCCTGTGATCATCGGGCTTTTAAGGGAGTATGAAACCCGTTCCAAACGTTGA
- a CDS encoding bacteriohemerythrin, whose product MKLNFKYKIILPVFFLFVVGLGGMAFISSSQSKSALKNNMIEHLVKISQSMILTMDTWVQDRTRDIETWQAMAGCRDLFKEGEQREAVRENINQMFDQLRQRYGFYEGISIAGPTGEIIAGSPTSIIGKINVGQRDYFKGAMAGQTQISKVLQSKASGNPIFVIATPVKSGGTIHGILFAVVDLQAFSAKFTDSVKIGEKGHAYLISDEGMVVAHSDKSKVNRLNLADTEYGQQILRQNNGSFPATVDQRAVHNAFAHSGKINVIAVVQFDDQEMFAPINAQTRFNLLISVFIILFAVAFVWIMASIIVRPVNATVAALKDICEGDGDLTQRIHIQSHDEIGQMATWVNNLISRLNKIIVHIGIDSETVSASSEELLSVAELMLEDSQSFTGKSETVAAAADEMSQNMETVAAATEEAVDYLGSVTDSTGQIKENLDKVAENCNRARQITQTAGETVNTATEKVVRLGASAEDITKVTEVITDIAEQTNLLALNATIEAARAGEAGKGFAVVAGEIKGLAAQTADATKDIKQRIEEIQESSHATVQEVEQITQVISEVTRIVSEIAESIEEQSEYSSVVAENTELVSSGIREVNESVVETSTAATQISHDITEVNEVSQEMTQRSVRLKESAQELSTLSGKLRNMIGVFKVSIEEAGVVDKGPDIKPENINDLMPWGRRLALGLPEIDKQHKELVSMVNELHRAMKMKMGSREAGGILTRLAEYTVYHFGYEEELFDAHGYPDTVNHKKIHKDLVAKVLAFSKEFEQGRASISMDLMKFLTEWLKNHILKTDKAYAPFLKGKMGL is encoded by the coding sequence ATGAAACTTAATTTTAAGTATAAAATTATTCTGCCTGTGTTTTTTCTGTTCGTCGTCGGTTTGGGTGGAATGGCGTTTATCTCCAGCTCACAATCCAAAAGTGCGCTTAAGAACAATATGATTGAGCATCTTGTCAAAATCAGTCAATCAATGATTTTAACAATGGATACATGGGTGCAGGACCGGACCAGAGATATCGAAACATGGCAGGCAATGGCAGGTTGCCGGGATTTATTCAAGGAAGGGGAACAAAGAGAGGCGGTCCGGGAGAACATAAACCAGATGTTCGATCAACTGCGCCAAAGATATGGTTTTTACGAAGGTATCAGTATAGCGGGGCCAACCGGTGAAATTATAGCGGGGTCTCCCACGTCAATCATAGGAAAAATCAATGTTGGGCAAAGGGATTATTTTAAAGGCGCCATGGCAGGCCAAACTCAAATTTCAAAGGTCTTGCAGAGCAAGGCCTCGGGAAATCCAATTTTTGTTATCGCAACACCCGTAAAAAGCGGGGGTACAATTCATGGTATTTTGTTTGCCGTGGTGGATCTGCAGGCATTTTCAGCCAAATTTACAGACTCCGTTAAAATCGGAGAAAAAGGCCATGCATATTTGATAAGCGATGAAGGGATGGTCGTCGCACATTCGGATAAAAGTAAAGTCAACCGGTTGAACCTGGCTGATACGGAATACGGGCAACAGATTTTGAGACAAAATAATGGCAGCTTTCCGGCAACAGTGGATCAAAGAGCGGTGCATAACGCCTTTGCCCATTCAGGCAAAATCAATGTCATTGCCGTTGTCCAGTTTGATGATCAGGAAATGTTTGCACCCATTAATGCCCAGACCCGGTTTAATCTTCTCATCTCTGTTTTTATCATTCTCTTTGCCGTAGCCTTTGTCTGGATCATGGCCTCGATCATTGTCCGGCCGGTCAATGCAACTGTGGCAGCGCTTAAGGATATCTGTGAGGGAGATGGCGATTTAACCCAGCGTATTCATATCCAAAGCCATGATGAAATAGGGCAGATGGCAACGTGGGTAAATAATCTTATCAGCAGATTGAATAAAATTATCGTGCATATCGGCATTGATTCGGAGACGGTCTCCGCCTCTTCGGAAGAATTGCTTTCCGTGGCAGAATTGATGTTGGAAGATTCCCAGAGCTTTACCGGCAAGTCTGAAACCGTCGCCGCTGCGGCAGACGAGATGAGTCAAAACATGGAAACCGTTGCCGCTGCCACTGAAGAGGCTGTCGACTATCTGGGATCTGTGACGGACTCCACGGGACAGATAAAAGAAAATTTGGATAAAGTGGCTGAAAATTGTAACCGAGCCAGACAGATTACCCAGACTGCGGGTGAAACTGTTAACACGGCAACCGAAAAGGTCGTTAGGTTAGGCGCCTCGGCTGAGGATATCACAAAGGTTACTGAAGTGATCACAGACATTGCCGAACAGACTAATTTGCTGGCTTTAAATGCCACCATTGAAGCGGCCAGGGCCGGGGAAGCGGGAAAAGGTTTTGCGGTGGTGGCAGGAGAAATAAAGGGGCTAGCCGCCCAGACGGCCGATGCAACCAAAGACATAAAACAGAGAATTGAAGAGATTCAAGAGTCATCACATGCTACGGTTCAGGAGGTTGAACAGATCACCCAGGTTATTTCGGAAGTGACAAGGATTGTGTCTGAAATTGCTGAATCCATCGAAGAACAGTCCGAGTATTCATCTGTTGTTGCTGAAAATACAGAGCTTGTGTCATCGGGCATCAGGGAAGTCAATGAAAGTGTTGTTGAAACGTCCACGGCGGCAACACAGATATCCCATGATATTACGGAAGTTAACGAAGTCTCCCAGGAGATGACCCAGCGCAGCGTTCGTTTAAAGGAGAGCGCCCAGGAGCTTTCCACCCTGTCGGGTAAATTGAGAAATATGATCGGTGTTTTTAAAGTATCCATTGAAGAGGCCGGTGTGGTGGATAAAGGGCCGGATATAAAACCCGAGAATATTAATGATCTGATGCCCTGGGGAAGACGCCTGGCCCTTGGTTTGCCTGAGATTGACAAGCAGCACAAGGAGCTGGTGTCCATGGTAAATGAACTTCACCGGGCTATGAAGATGAAAATGGGCAGCCGGGAGGCGGGGGGCATTTTAACCCGATTAGCCGAATATACGGTGTACCATTTCGGGTATGAAGAAGAGCTGTTTGATGCCCATGGATATCCGGATACGGTCAATCATAAAAAAATACACAAAGATCTTGTTGCCAAGGTACTGGCGTTTAGTAAAGAGTTTGAACAGGGCCGGGCCTCAATTTCCATGGATTTGATGAAATTTCTTACGGAGTGGTTGAAAAACCACATTCTGAAAACAGATAAGGCCTATGCCCCGTTCTTAAAAGGCAAGATGGGTCTATAA